Proteins encoded together in one Rhizobacter sp. J219 window:
- the folC gene encoding bifunctional tetrahydrofolate synthase/dihydrofolate synthase — protein sequence MTLPTTLAEWLDHCERLHPKNIDMGLARSEEMKRRLNLEFKVPVITVAGTNGKGSTCTMIESIGLHAGYKVGLYIKPHFVHFEERCRVNGAMVSANDLLPHFEAVEKARGDMPLTYFEFTSLAIFRLLSMADLDLVILEVGLGGRLDTVNVIDTDCAVITSIALDHMEYLGPDREAIGREKAAIMRPGRPAIFSDPVPPASVGEYARSVGAHLWQIGVDFNFAGDKQQWGWAGRGRRYSGLAYPALRGANQLLNASGAIAAFEALRDRLPINAQAIRSGLATLELPGRFQIVPGQPTLVLDVAHNPHAVGALFENLDQMGFFPRTHAVFGVMADKDMAAIFTRMAPLVDHWYFCDLPIPRAAPAQQLADLHRALAPKGPGPVTTSMHASPSEALRAAVAAADPTDRIVVFGSFYTVGGVLKDGLPRLSAKHLS from the coding sequence ATGACCTTGCCCACCACGCTGGCCGAATGGCTCGATCACTGCGAGCGCCTGCACCCCAAGAACATCGACATGGGCCTCGCACGCAGCGAGGAGATGAAGCGCCGCCTGAACCTTGAGTTCAAGGTGCCGGTCATCACCGTCGCGGGCACCAACGGCAAGGGCTCGACCTGCACGATGATCGAGTCGATCGGCCTGCATGCGGGCTACAAGGTCGGGCTCTACATCAAGCCGCACTTCGTGCATTTCGAAGAGCGCTGTCGCGTCAACGGCGCGATGGTGTCGGCCAACGACCTGCTGCCGCACTTCGAAGCGGTGGAAAAGGCGCGCGGGGACATGCCGCTTACCTACTTCGAGTTCACCAGCCTGGCGATATTTCGCCTGCTCTCAATGGCGGACTTGGACCTGGTGATCCTGGAGGTGGGCCTGGGCGGCCGGCTCGACACGGTGAACGTGATCGACACCGACTGCGCCGTCATCACCAGCATCGCGCTTGACCACATGGAATACCTCGGCCCCGACCGCGAGGCCATCGGCCGCGAGAAGGCGGCGATCATGCGGCCGGGCAGGCCCGCGATCTTCAGCGACCCGGTGCCGCCTGCCAGCGTGGGTGAGTACGCAAGGAGCGTGGGCGCCCATCTCTGGCAGATCGGCGTCGACTTCAACTTCGCCGGCGACAAGCAGCAGTGGGGCTGGGCCGGCCGTGGCCGCCGCTACAGCGGGCTGGCTTACCCGGCCTTGCGTGGCGCGAACCAGTTGCTCAACGCCTCGGGCGCGATTGCGGCGTTCGAGGCCTTGCGTGACCGATTGCCGATCAACGCGCAGGCCATCCGCAGCGGCCTTGCGACACTGGAGTTGCCAGGCCGCTTTCAGATCGTGCCCGGCCAGCCGACGCTCGTGCTCGATGTGGCCCACAACCCGCACGCGGTTGGCGCGCTATTCGAAAACCTCGACCAGATGGGCTTCTTCCCGCGCACGCATGCCGTCTTCGGCGTGATGGCCGACAAGGACATGGCGGCCATCTTCACGCGGATGGCGCCGCTGGTCGACCACTGGTATTTTTGCGATCTGCCGATCCCGCGTGCAGCGCCGGCGCAGCAGCTCGCCGACTTGCACCGCGCGCTGGCGCCCAAGGGGCCTGGGCCGGTGACGACGTCAATGCATGCAAGCCCTTCGGAAGCACTCCGTGCGGCGGTCGCCGCAGCAGACCCCACTGATAGAATCGTGGTCTTCGGCTCGTTCTACACCGTGGGCGGCGTGCTCAAAGATGGCCTGCCCCGGTTGTCTGCCAAGCACCTCAGCTGA